Proteins co-encoded in one Solea senegalensis isolate Sse05_10M linkage group LG8, IFAPA_SoseM_1, whole genome shotgun sequence genomic window:
- the LOC122773938 gene encoding stomatin-like produces MISTTSSTAEMVTQGKLQINAVDNVEDKKAGKLGCCGWLLVIISLLFIIPLFPITLFMCVKIVQEYERAVIFRLGRIIDRKPKGPGLFFVLPCTDTFVKVDLRTVSFDIPPQEI; encoded by the exons ATGATCTCCACCACATCCAGCACAGCAGAGATGGTCACGCAGGGGAAACTTCAGATCAACGCTGTGGACAACGTTGAAG ATAAAAAAGCAGGCAAACTGGGATGTTGTGGCTGGCTGTTGGTCATCATatccctcctcttcatcattcCTCTCTTCCCAATCACACTTTTTATGTGTGTTAAG ATTGTGCAGGAATATGAGCGAGCCGTCATTTTCAGACTCGGCCGGATCATTGACAGGAAGCCGAAAGGACCAG gacttttctttgtgttgccCTGCACTGACACCTTTGTGAAAGTTGATCTGAGGACTGTGTCCTTTGACATCCCTCCACAAGAG